From Serinicoccus profundi, the proteins below share one genomic window:
- the paaN gene encoding phenylacetic acid degradation protein PaaN — protein MAKTATTHPLLDQHAETIEAATQALRERSYYSRYPESPSPRVYGEGSPERGQLAHQETLNKEIDGLADQPTTGRSVSSEKSPYGPTLGVRYPELDVDAAMAAAQAAIPAWRDASAEVRAAVLTEVVERINARSHEMAHAVMHTSGQPFVMSFQAGGPHAQDRALEAIVVALEEQRRVPASVTWEKPAKGDPIRMQKDYRLVPRGVALVIGCNTFPTWNAYPGIFASLATGNPVVIKPHPRAVLPLALTVQIAREVLAEAGFDPALVQLAAEDDGGTLAKDLALHPAVKIIDYTGGPGFGRWLETEAVAAGKLVYTEKAGLNTVVVDSTDDLRGMLGNLTFSFSLYSGQMCTAPQNVYVPATVTTDEGELSAEEFAGKLGQAISAFTGDDAKAVEILGATVNDDVRSRVTDVPALAQSLGGDVVLDSRPVSHPSYPDAVVRTPALIGVDAGNETAYTTECFGPVAFVVRTADTAESLRRFVQTVAEHGGMTAAVYSTDEQVLDDARDAAADAGVALSENLTGQIFVNQTAAFSDLHGTGANPAANAAYADAAFVANRFRVITSRRHV, from the coding sequence ATGGCGAAGACCGCGACGACGCACCCGCTCCTGGACCAGCACGCCGAGACCATCGAGGCCGCGACGCAGGCGCTGCGGGAGCGCAGCTACTACAGCCGCTACCCGGAGTCACCGAGCCCCCGGGTGTATGGCGAGGGCTCGCCGGAGCGGGGGCAGCTCGCCCACCAGGAGACGCTCAACAAGGAGATCGACGGCCTGGCCGACCAGCCCACGACCGGGCGCAGCGTCAGCTCGGAGAAGAGCCCCTACGGCCCGACGCTGGGCGTGCGCTACCCCGAGCTCGACGTCGACGCAGCGATGGCGGCCGCTCAGGCCGCGATCCCCGCCTGGCGCGACGCCAGCGCCGAGGTCCGCGCGGCCGTGCTCACCGAGGTCGTCGAGCGCATCAACGCCCGCTCCCACGAGATGGCGCACGCCGTCATGCACACGAGCGGCCAGCCGTTCGTCATGTCCTTCCAGGCCGGCGGCCCGCACGCCCAGGACCGCGCGCTCGAGGCGATCGTCGTCGCCCTGGAGGAGCAGCGCCGCGTCCCGGCGTCGGTCACCTGGGAGAAGCCGGCGAAGGGCGACCCGATCCGCATGCAGAAGGACTACCGCCTCGTCCCCCGCGGCGTCGCGCTCGTCATCGGCTGCAACACCTTCCCGACCTGGAACGCCTACCCCGGCATCTTCGCCAGCCTGGCCACCGGCAATCCTGTCGTCATCAAGCCCCACCCCCGCGCGGTCCTGCCCCTCGCGCTCACCGTCCAGATCGCCCGCGAGGTGCTGGCCGAGGCCGGCTTCGACCCGGCCCTCGTCCAGCTCGCCGCGGAGGACGACGGCGGCACGCTCGCCAAGGATCTCGCGCTCCACCCGGCGGTCAAGATCATCGACTACACCGGCGGCCCCGGCTTCGGCCGCTGGCTGGAGACCGAGGCGGTCGCCGCCGGCAAGCTCGTCTACACCGAGAAGGCCGGCCTCAACACCGTCGTCGTCGACTCCACCGACGACCTGCGCGGCATGCTCGGCAACCTCACCTTCTCCTTCTCCCTGTACTCCGGCCAGATGTGCACGGCCCCGCAGAATGTCTACGTCCCCGCCACCGTCACCACCGACGAGGGCGAGCTGTCCGCGGAGGAGTTCGCCGGCAAGCTGGGTCAGGCGATCAGCGCCTTCACCGGTGACGACGCCAAGGCTGTGGAGATCCTCGGGGCGACGGTCAACGACGACGTCCGCAGCCGCGTGACGGACGTCCCGGCGCTCGCGCAGAGCCTCGGCGGAGACGTCGTCCTCGACTCCCGGCCGGTGTCCCACCCCAGCTATCCCGACGCCGTCGTCCGCACCCCCGCCCTCATCGGCGTCGATGCCGGCAACGAGACGGCATACACCACCGAGTGCTTCGGCCCGGTCGCCTTCGTCGTCCGCACCGCGGACACGGCGGAGTCGCTGCGCCGGTTCGTGCAGACGGTCGCCGAGCACGGTGGCATGACCGCCGCGGTCTACTCCACCGACGAGCAGGTGCTCGACGACGCCCGGGACGCGGCGGCCGACGCCGGGGTCGCGCTGTCGGAGAACCTCACCGGCCAGATCTTCGTCAACCAGACGGCCGCGTTCTCCGACCTGCACGGCACGGGCGCCAACCCGGCCGCCAACGCCGCCTACGCCGACGCAGCCTTCGTCGCCAACCGCTTCCGCGTCATCACCAGCCGGCGCCACGTCTGA
- a CDS encoding NUDIX hydrolase → MPSAEHDASVQGGGSDPQPPEPAEPAAVRLRAVADGVVAFAGLSGLRAQTPEDAVTTLLALVEQGFAAGRHRVEAEVRADDDDARRLLQRAGLRPEGVGRGRGTTREGRPVDLLRLARLVDDPPPGAPGAFLGMLNATLPRKRLIAQGLVRDDAGRVLLCELTYKTDWDLPGGVVDPRESPRQTVQRELWEELGLDLAVGELLTVNWLPPYKQWDDALLLVHDLGVQPGLADRVTLQASELRAVHWVDPADIDQHVAPYVARHLRSLLDDGPGELEDGHRI, encoded by the coding sequence ATGCCTTCTGCCGAGCACGACGCCTCCGTCCAGGGCGGCGGGTCTGACCCCCAGCCGCCCGAGCCCGCCGAGCCGGCGGCGGTCCGCCTGCGGGCCGTGGCGGACGGCGTGGTGGCCTTCGCCGGGCTGTCCGGGCTGCGCGCCCAGACTCCGGAGGACGCGGTCACGACGCTCCTCGCCCTCGTGGAGCAGGGCTTCGCCGCCGGTCGTCACCGGGTGGAGGCAGAGGTGCGGGCCGATGACGACGACGCCCGGCGCCTGCTCCAGCGGGCCGGTCTGCGCCCGGAGGGCGTGGGCCGGGGCCGGGGCACGACCCGCGAGGGCCGCCCGGTCGACCTGCTGCGCCTGGCCCGACTGGTCGACGACCCGCCCCCGGGCGCGCCGGGCGCGTTCCTCGGCATGCTCAACGCCACCCTGCCCCGCAAGCGGCTCATCGCCCAGGGCCTCGTGCGCGACGACGCGGGTCGGGTGCTCCTGTGCGAGCTGACCTACAAGACCGACTGGGACCTGCCCGGCGGCGTCGTCGACCCGCGGGAGTCACCGCGACAGACGGTGCAGCGCGAGCTGTGGGAGGAGCTGGGCCTCGACCTTGCGGTCGGCGAGCTGCTCACGGTCAACTGGCTGCCGCCCTACAAGCAGTGGGACGACGCGCTCCTCCTGGTCCACGACCTGGGGGTGCAGCCAGGCCTCGCCGACCGGGTGACGCTGCAGGCCAGCGAGCTGCGGGCCGTGCACTGGGTGGACCCGGCCGACATCGACCAGCACGTCGCGCCCTACGTCGCACGCCACCTGCGCTCCCTCCTCGACGACGGCCCGGGCGAGCTCGAGGACGGCCACCGCATCTGA
- a CDS encoding alpha/beta fold hydrolase — MTHDARPVQTARTTTAVREAGEPTSPTLLLIHGNVSSSAFFDRLIENLASEFHVLAPDFRGYGDSARETINATRGVADLSNDIAALLDALEVEGAVDVLGWSAGGNVALQLAMDHPHRVRRLVLEAPGSPFGFGGSTGLDGRPVAEDFAGSGGGTANPAFCAALQAGDRGEEPTSPRTTLRAFYVKPGFTFAPEVEEAYLDSMLKTSVGDDVYPGDTTTSDTWPGVAPGTTGMNNALSPKYLDQSGFADLDPAPPVLWIRGAEDQIVSDTSMFDLAQLGRLGAVPGYPGEDVCPTQPMVGQTRAVLEQAGEFTEVVYEDCGHSPHLEHPERFAEDVRAFLRG, encoded by the coding sequence ATGACCCACGACGCCCGCCCCGTGCAGACCGCCCGCACCACCACCGCCGTCCGCGAGGCGGGAGAGCCGACCTCGCCCACCCTGCTCCTCATCCACGGCAATGTCTCCTCGTCGGCCTTCTTCGACCGGCTCATCGAGAACCTCGCCAGCGAGTTCCACGTCCTCGCGCCCGACTTCCGGGGGTATGGCGACTCCGCCCGGGAGACCATCAACGCCACCCGCGGCGTCGCGGACCTCTCCAACGACATCGCCGCGCTCCTGGACGCGCTCGAGGTGGAGGGCGCGGTGGACGTCCTCGGCTGGTCGGCCGGTGGCAACGTCGCGCTCCAGCTCGCGATGGACCACCCGCACCGGGTGCGGCGACTCGTGCTGGAGGCGCCCGGCAGCCCGTTCGGCTTCGGCGGCAGCACCGGTCTCGACGGGCGCCCGGTGGCCGAGGACTTCGCCGGCAGCGGCGGCGGCACCGCCAACCCGGCGTTCTGCGCGGCGCTGCAGGCGGGCGACCGCGGGGAGGAGCCGACGAGCCCGCGCACGACCTTGCGCGCGTTCTACGTCAAGCCCGGGTTCACGTTCGCGCCCGAGGTGGAGGAGGCATACCTCGACTCGATGCTCAAGACCTCGGTCGGCGACGACGTCTACCCGGGCGACACGACGACCAGCGACACCTGGCCCGGCGTCGCGCCCGGGACGACGGGGATGAACAACGCGCTGTCGCCGAAGTACCTCGACCAGTCCGGTTTCGCCGACCTCGACCCGGCCCCGCCGGTGCTGTGGATCCGGGGCGCGGAGGACCAGATCGTCTCCGACACCTCGATGTTCGACCTCGCGCAGCTGGGCAGGCTCGGCGCCGTGCCTGGCTACCCGGGGGAGGACGTCTGCCCGACGCAGCCGATGGTGGGCCAGACGCGGGCGGTGCTGGAGCAGGCCGGCGAGTTCACCGAGGTCGTCTACGAGGACTGCGGCCACAGCCCGCACCTGGAGCACCCGGAGCGCTTCGCCGAGGACGTGCGGGCCTTCCTCCGGGGCTGA
- the deoD gene encoding purine-nucleoside phosphorylase, with translation MSTHIAADPGQIAPRVLLPGDPLRARWIAENFLDDATCYSEVRGMLGFTGTYRGERVSVQGTGMGQPSASIYVNELISEYDVQQLVRVGSCGALTERLKVRDVVIAQAAATDSSMNSLRFQGYHYPATADFALLRAAVEAAEAADAPHLVGTVFSSDSFYHSRPELTGKVVEYGVVAVEMEAAEIYTLAAQHGRQALAICTVSDHIVTGEETSAQEREQTFGDMITIALDAALATPLP, from the coding sequence GTGAGCACCCACATCGCTGCCGACCCCGGCCAGATCGCCCCCCGTGTCCTCCTCCCCGGCGACCCGCTGCGCGCCCGCTGGATCGCCGAGAACTTCCTCGACGACGCCACCTGCTACTCCGAGGTGCGCGGCATGCTCGGCTTCACCGGCACCTACCGCGGCGAGCGCGTCTCGGTGCAGGGCACCGGCATGGGGCAGCCGTCGGCGTCGATCTACGTCAACGAGCTGATCAGCGAGTATGACGTGCAGCAGCTCGTGCGCGTCGGCTCCTGCGGGGCGCTCACCGAGCGGCTCAAGGTGCGTGACGTCGTCATCGCCCAGGCCGCCGCGACCGACAGCTCGATGAACAGCCTCCGGTTCCAGGGCTACCACTACCCGGCGACCGCCGACTTCGCCCTGCTGCGCGCGGCCGTCGAGGCGGCCGAGGCCGCCGACGCCCCGCACCTCGTCGGCACCGTCTTCAGCTCCGACAGCTTCTACCACTCGCGCCCCGAGCTGACCGGCAAGGTTGTGGAGTACGGCGTCGTCGCCGTCGAGATGGAGGCCGCCGAGATCTACACCCTCGCCGCGCAGCACGGTCGGCAGGCGTTGGCGATCTGCACCGTCAGCGACCACATCGTCACCGGTGAGGAGACCAGCGCGCAGGAGCGCGAGCAGACCTTCGGCGACATGATCACCATCGCCCTCGACGCCGCGCTGGCGACGCCGCTGCCCTGA
- a CDS encoding phosphotransferase, producing MGHRISAALRWRLRAVRARRAAARRDPHAVALEMVRQVERRERPLPTRLVRRVFTAHGRALTAASAPESIASLIPEMLSEPAGRQHVRAAVAADAVVLAKFGVRGGIKLRAAYAGADLTVAVDGSGDLARLERILHSHRVVGAVDPTLIPPLVSSGSLPGGACYVVERWVHGRSVTTGSRLTEAAPEVLRRLRAVHLGHGVEQLPLGAWWDEMRQEWWEETVRAELVPPHVVDAVGALVGHDDRTVATSWCHGDLVASNVIDTDAGHVLIDWERAGVAPVMLDAARLHLFSGDPERTLADIRRQWSWETGPTEVDLTHQLALAHAYQLSAYPLRRAGLATHARAAVYERQARRQVARLAQVLDLPV from the coding sequence TTGGGGCACCGGATCTCTGCTGCGCTGCGGTGGCGGCTGCGGGCGGTGCGCGCCCGGCGCGCGGCGGCCCGCCGCGACCCGCACGCGGTGGCGCTGGAGATGGTGCGCCAGGTGGAGCGCCGTGAGCGGCCGCTGCCGACGCGGCTCGTGCGCCGGGTCTTCACCGCGCACGGCCGGGCGCTGACGGCGGCGAGCGCGCCGGAGTCGATCGCCTCCCTGATCCCCGAGATGCTCAGCGAGCCCGCGGGCCGGCAGCACGTGCGGGCGGCGGTCGCGGCGGATGCGGTGGTGCTGGCGAAGTTCGGCGTGCGGGGCGGGATCAAGCTGCGTGCGGCCTATGCCGGGGCCGACCTGACCGTCGCGGTGGACGGCTCCGGTGACCTGGCCCGCCTCGAGCGGATCCTGCACTCCCACCGGGTCGTGGGCGCCGTCGACCCCACCCTCATCCCTCCGCTGGTCTCGTCGGGGTCGCTGCCGGGTGGCGCGTGCTACGTCGTCGAGCGGTGGGTCCACGGACGGTCGGTCACGACGGGGAGCCGTCTGACCGAGGCCGCGCCGGAGGTGCTGCGTCGGCTGCGGGCGGTCCACCTGGGGCACGGCGTCGAGCAGCTGCCGCTGGGTGCCTGGTGGGACGAGATGCGGCAGGAGTGGTGGGAGGAGACGGTGCGGGCCGAGCTCGTGCCGCCTCACGTCGTCGACGCGGTCGGCGCCCTCGTCGGCCACGACGATCGCACGGTCGCGACCTCGTGGTGCCACGGCGACCTCGTGGCCTCCAACGTCATCGACACCGACGCGGGGCACGTGCTCATCGACTGGGAGCGCGCCGGGGTGGCGCCGGTCATGCTCGACGCCGCCCGGCTGCACCTCTTCTCCGGCGACCCGGAGCGCACGCTCGCCGACATCCGCCGGCAGTGGAGCTGGGAGACCGGGCCGACCGAGGTGGACCTGACTCACCAGCTCGCGCTCGCCCACGCCTACCAGCTCAGCGCCTACCCCCTGCGCCGTGCCGGGCTGGCGACGCACGCCCGCGCGGCGGTCTACGAGCGGCAGGCGCGGCGCCAGGTCGCGCGGTTGGCCCAGGTGCTCGACCTGCCGGTATGA
- a CDS encoding PQQ-dependent sugar dehydrogenase, which produces MGALALALAGCSGGAEEAEGDDARLGEVDAEPAPAESEGAGSGGRDAGDDADDTLPALEVEVVAEGLTLPWDVQHLPDGTALVTERDGRLLALDGGEVREVALDIPDLFVGSESGLMGLALAPDGGTAYLCHATQSGGQPQDVRVTRWQLDEGATAAITDGVVVDGMPITSGRHGGCRLLLTDDALYVGTGDAADETNPQSLDSLGGKVLAVTPEGEPLADAPFVDGDPRIYTYGHRNVQGLASQPGSGTIWSVEHGSSVDDEVNRLEPGANYGWAPGAGYDESVPMTDTERFPDAVEAAWSSGDPTHATTGAVFLDGEQWGAWDGALATAELKGAGVTVLRVDGEQVVGEDRMAELEGAYGRLRSLTLADDGSLWVTTSNGEGDVVLRVTPRE; this is translated from the coding sequence GTGGGCGCTCTCGCCCTGGCACTCGCGGGGTGCTCCGGCGGGGCTGAGGAGGCCGAGGGTGACGACGCCCGGCTCGGCGAAGTCGACGCCGAGCCCGCACCGGCCGAGAGCGAGGGGGCCGGCTCGGGAGGCAGGGACGCGGGGGACGACGCCGACGACACCCTCCCGGCGCTGGAGGTCGAGGTCGTCGCCGAAGGGCTGACCCTCCCGTGGGACGTGCAGCACCTGCCTGACGGCACCGCGCTGGTGACCGAGCGCGACGGGCGACTGCTGGCGCTGGACGGTGGGGAGGTCCGCGAGGTGGCCCTCGACATCCCGGACCTCTTCGTCGGCTCGGAGTCAGGGCTGATGGGCCTCGCGCTCGCACCTGACGGCGGCACGGCATACCTCTGCCACGCGACGCAGTCCGGCGGCCAGCCGCAGGACGTCCGCGTCACCCGCTGGCAGCTCGACGAGGGCGCGACTGCGGCGATTACGGACGGCGTGGTGGTGGACGGTATGCCGATCACCTCCGGTCGGCACGGCGGCTGCCGCCTGCTGCTCACCGACGACGCGCTCTACGTCGGCACGGGTGACGCGGCCGACGAGACCAACCCTCAGTCGCTGGACTCCCTCGGCGGCAAGGTGCTCGCGGTGACGCCCGAGGGTGAGCCGCTGGCCGACGCGCCCTTCGTCGACGGCGACCCGCGGATCTACACCTATGGACACCGCAACGTGCAGGGCCTGGCCAGCCAGCCGGGCAGCGGGACGATCTGGTCGGTGGAGCACGGCTCGTCGGTCGACGACGAGGTCAACCGGCTGGAGCCGGGGGCGAACTACGGGTGGGCGCCGGGGGCGGGATACGACGAGTCGGTGCCGATGACCGACACCGAGCGCTTCCCCGACGCGGTCGAGGCGGCGTGGAGCAGCGGCGACCCGACGCACGCGACGACCGGGGCGGTCTTCCTCGACGGCGAGCAGTGGGGCGCGTGGGACGGCGCGCTCGCGACCGCCGAGCTCAAGGGGGCGGGCGTCACGGTGCTGCGGGTCGACGGCGAGCAGGTCGTGGGTGAGGACCGGATGGCCGAGCTGGAGGGCGCCTACGGCCGCCTGCGCTCGCTCACCCTCGCCGACGACGGATCCCTGTGGGTGACAACGTCCAACGGTGAGGGCGACGTCGTCCTGCGGGTGACGCCGAGGGAGTGA
- a CDS encoding Fic family protein, whose product MHSFLDLDRVLGTVPAPVVMALRDVDRGQGSEGLYLNQVPDLLTELAHRARVASITASSALEGVVVENRHRAAAIIANRRIELRTRSEQEFAGYRAALDYLFADDWRPLNVGLLLHLHRLLFAETPGSGGRFKEGDNLVVDRSPDGVQTVRFKPVPAARTDDYVAYLIDSYAQAIRAERHHPVLVVGLFVLDLLVIHPFDDGNGRVARVLTNALLSEAGYGVGRFVSLEELIAESADEYYQALLDSTHDWHEHANDPWPWLTYFSALLARGYSRFAEGVAADRSGATKSERVRAHVLKHSGPVFAISDIRAALPGISDPTIRLVLHELKDEGLLKPQGTGRSAVWLRVTT is encoded by the coding sequence GTGCACTCCTTCCTGGATCTCGACCGGGTCCTCGGCACTGTGCCCGCGCCGGTCGTCATGGCGTTGCGTGACGTCGACCGGGGTCAAGGCAGCGAGGGTCTGTACCTCAACCAGGTCCCCGACCTCCTCACCGAGCTAGCCCACCGCGCTCGGGTTGCGAGCATCACCGCGTCCTCCGCCCTCGAGGGTGTCGTGGTCGAGAATCGCCACCGTGCTGCTGCCATCATCGCCAACCGGCGCATCGAGCTGCGCACCCGTAGCGAGCAGGAGTTCGCCGGCTACCGCGCGGCCCTCGACTACCTCTTCGCCGACGATTGGCGCCCGCTGAATGTCGGCCTTCTGCTGCACCTGCACCGGCTGCTCTTCGCGGAGACTCCTGGATCTGGTGGGAGGTTCAAGGAGGGCGACAACCTCGTCGTCGACCGCTCTCCAGACGGCGTCCAGACCGTCCGCTTCAAGCCGGTCCCTGCCGCACGCACCGATGACTACGTCGCCTACCTCATCGACAGCTACGCCCAAGCGATCAGGGCCGAACGACACCACCCGGTGCTCGTCGTGGGTCTCTTCGTCCTCGACCTGCTCGTCATCCATCCGTTCGACGACGGGAATGGTCGGGTGGCCCGCGTGTTGACGAATGCGCTCCTCTCGGAGGCCGGGTATGGGGTCGGCCGATTCGTGTCGCTCGAGGAACTCATCGCGGAGTCGGCTGACGAGTACTACCAGGCACTGCTGGACTCGACCCATGACTGGCACGAGCACGCGAACGATCCGTGGCCCTGGCTGACGTACTTCAGCGCCCTCCTCGCCCGCGGCTACTCCCGGTTCGCTGAGGGTGTCGCCGCTGACAGGTCTGGAGCAACGAAGTCAGAACGCGTCCGTGCGCATGTCCTGAAGCACAGCGGGCCCGTCTTCGCGATCAGTGATATCCGGGCCGCGCTGCCCGGCATCAGCGACCCCACCATCCGACTCGTCCTCCATGAGCTGAAGGATGAAGGCCTTCTCAAGCCGCAGGGCACAGGACGCTCGGCGGTGTGGCTGCGGGTCACCACCTGA
- a CDS encoding VanZ family protein: protein MILTWAGLGSSGNSGINLIPGAGLRAAVANVNARVGLINLVGNVALFVPIGVLAVLAGWSTLRAIVIAAGLSALIEVVQFVVGRTADIDDVLLNALGGAMGALLAQVLVLAWQGARPGRKGASVLRW, encoded by the coding sequence ATGATCCTCACCTGGGCCGGGCTGGGCAGCTCGGGCAACAGCGGCATCAACCTGATCCCAGGAGCGGGCCTACGCGCCGCTGTGGCCAATGTGAACGCGCGCGTCGGGTTGATCAATCTCGTCGGCAACGTCGCTCTCTTCGTGCCCATCGGAGTCCTCGCGGTCCTCGCAGGCTGGAGCACTCTCCGGGCCATCGTGATCGCGGCCGGCCTCTCCGCTCTGATCGAGGTCGTCCAGTTCGTGGTGGGCCGGACGGCAGACATCGACGACGTCCTCCTCAACGCGCTCGGGGGCGCCATGGGTGCGTTGCTCGCCCAGGTCCTGGTCTTGGCCTGGCAGGGCGCACGGCCCGGACGTAAAGGTGCTTCAGTACTCAGGTGGTGA